The Streptomyces sp. V4I8 genome includes the window CCCGCCACCACGATCTTCGCGGAGGTGGTCGCCCGGCCTGGTTCAGAGCTTGCGAAGTCCACTGAGCACCCTTTCGAGCAGCGTCACGTCCGGAGCGCCGCCGTTGTTCTCGTCGCCGCCCGGCTGGTGGATGGCGACCAGGCCGGCCTCCGCGAGGTCCGCGACGAGGATCCTGGCCACACCCAGCGGCATGGACAGCAGCGCCGACACCTCGGCGACCGACTTCACCTCACGGCACAGATGGCAGATGCGCTGGTGCTCCGGGAGGAGCCCCATGAGCGCTGCCGGGTCGGCCGTCGTGCTGATCAGGGCCTCGATGGCCAGCTGGTAGCGCGGCCGGGTCCGGCCGCCGGTCATCGCGTACGGACGTACCAGCGGCTGGTCGCCCTCATCCTCGTACGGCTCCGCGTACGGATCATGAGAGGCGGTGGGCGGGGTCATGAATCCTCCGGGCGGGGACAGCAAGTCGGTCAGTCAAGCCGTCTGGCAAGGGCCGGTGGGGGGATTGTGTCGGCCGGACGGTGATGTGGTGAGACGGGTGGATCCGGGGGTGTTCAGTGGAGCAGACTGCCTTGGAGTTCGGCGCGTAGGTCCGGTGTGAGCACCGCGCCCGCCCGGTCGACCAGCAGCGCCATCTCGTAGCCGACGAGGCCGATGTCGCATTCGGGGTGTGCGAGGACGGCGAGGGACGAGCCGTCCGAGACGGACATGAGGAAGAGGAATCCCCGCTCCATCTCGACGACGGTCTGTGCCACGCTGCCCCCGTCGAAGATCCGGGAGGCCCCCGCGGTGAGCGAGGTCAGACCCGACGCGACGGCCGCCAGCTGGTCGGCACGGTCGCGCGGGAAACCCTCCGACATCGCCAGCAGCAGGCCGTCGGCGGACACGACGACGGTGTGGGACACCCCGGGGGTGTTGTCCACGAAGTTGGTGATCAACCAGTTGAGGTTCTGTGCCGCCTGGCTCATCTGGCTCAACTAACGCTCCTGCTGGTGAGTGGGGTTCGGGAAGCTGCCGGTCTGGCCGTTGCGGACCTCGCGACCTTGTGCGATACCCCGACGGAGATTGGTCAGCCGGCCGCGTACGTCGTCAGGCGCACGCGAGACCTGCGGACCGGCTTGGTGCTGTTGCTGCTGAGCCGTACCCGGGACGAGGTTCGCCCTGGGTACCCGGCGCGGAAGGCCGGAGGTGGTGACCCCACCCGCGGCCGGCTGCCGGACGCGTTCCGCCTGCCGAACGAGGTCGTCGTTCGGCGAGCTGCGCCAGGCGGTCGAAGAGGTCCGCTGGGGAGCGGAGGACGACTGCGGAGGGGCCGCGGGAGCCTGCGGCTCCTGCGGAGCGGACGCCGGAGCCGAGCCGTCCGCACCGGGCTGACGGCCCTGCGGACCGCCGTGGAACCAGTTGGTCTCCAGCGTGTCGTACAGCGGAGTGCGCCCGTCACCGGGACCCGTCGCGGGCGGCAGCGCCTCGGGCTCCTGCCGGGCGGGCCGCTGCTGCGGACGCGCCGGGGCCGGGACCGGGGGCTGCGGGGCAGCGAAGCCGCCATTGCCGCCGTACGTGCCGTTGACCTGCGGCCGCTCGAACTGCCCGGAGGATTCGGGGTTCTGGTGGCCGGGCAGGGCGTGCTGGCCCGTCGAGCTGACGTCGTACGCCTGCGGAGCGGTGGGCCGGCCCGGCTGCGACGGGGTGTTCTGCCCGTTCGGGGCACCGTAGACGTCCGAGCGGACGAACTGACCCGTGCCCTGCGGTTCGTTCGACCCGGGGCCGGGGAACTGGCCCGTGCTCTGCGGGTTGTACGCGCCCGGGGACTGGGCGTCGAAGTCCGGGCGGGCGAACTCCGACGTGGCAGCCGGTGAGGCGGGGCCCTGACGGTCGTCGACGCGCGGCATCCGGGAGGTCTGTGCGGGGTCCTCGTCGTGCCCGCGCGGGGTGTCGAGCGAGGCGCGCGGCACCGGCGGCTGCGCGTTCTCGTCGCTCCAGCTGGGGCGGGACGGCTGGCCGCCCGGCAGCTCGGCACGCGGACCACCGCGCGGCGGAAGCTGCGGCTGACGGCCACGACGGCCCTTCTCGGCACCGGGGGGCGGGGACTGCGGCGCCGCGGGGGCGCCCGGCCGGGACTGCTCGCGTCCGGGGGCCGTGCCGCGGGGGCCGCCGAAGGCGTCCTGGCTCGCGCCGAACGGGTCCTGGCCCGTACCCGCGGCCTGGAGTCCCTGCGGAGCACCCGGAGCCTGGCCACCGAAGCCGGCGCCCGCGGGGGACGGCCGGCCCTGCGACGGGGCGCCGCCCTGGCCCTGCGGTCCACGCGGGGCACCGGGTCCACCCGGAAGCCCGCCACCGTCACGTCCCGGCAGCGCGGCCCGCGGTCCCTGACCGGCACCGAGCCGGCCCCCGCCGGACGCACCGGCACCGAGGGCGCCGCCACCCGGCGCACCCGCGCCGAGGGAGCCGCCACCGGCCTGGGCCTGGCGACGGGCGGCAGCCGCACCGGCGGCGGCCTGCGCGGCGGCCGGGCCACCGGAGCCACCCGGACCACCCGGGCCGGGCTTGCCCGGAGCGGGCTTCTTGCCGCCCTGGGCGACATCTACGGGGAGCATGACCAGCGCGGTCGTACCACCGGAGTCGGACGGGCGCAGCTGGATGCGGATGCCGTGCCGCTGCGACAGACGACCGACCACGAAGAGGCCCATGCGGCGGGAGACGGAGACGTCCACGGTGGGCGGCGAGGCGAGCCGCTCGTTGATCGCGGCGAGGTCCTCGGGAGAGAGGCCGATGCCGGTGTCGTGGATCTCGATCAGGACGCGGCCGTCGGGCAGCGCGTGACCGGTGACCTTGACCTTGGTCTGCGGCGAGGAGAAGGAGGTCGCGTTCTCCAGCAGCTCGGCGAGCAGGTGCACGAGGTCGTTGACCACGCGGCCGGCGACCTCGGTGGTCGGCACGGAGGCCAGCTCGATGCGCTCGTACTGCTCCACCTCGGACGCGGCGGCGCGGAGCACGTCGACCAGCGGGACCGGACGGGTCCAGCGACGGCCGGGCTCTTCACCGGCGAGGACGAGGAGGTTCTCACCGTTACGGCGCATACGCGTCGCGAGGTGGTCGAGCTTGAACAGCGAGGACAGCTGGTCCGGGTCGGCCTCACGGGACTCGAGCTCGGAGATCAGCGACAGCTGGCGCTGGATAAGACCCTGGGAGCGGCGCGAGAGGTTGGTGAACATCGCGTTGACGTTGCCCCGCAGCAGGGCCTGCTCGGCGGCGAGGCGGACCGCCTCGCGGTGCACGTCGTCGAAGGCCGCGGCCACCTGGCCGATCTCGTCCCGGGAGTGCACACCGACCGACTCGACGGAGGTGTCGACGTCCTGCGGGTCGGACTCGGAGAGCTGCTTGACCAGCTCGGGCAGCCGGTCCTGGGCGACCTTGGTGGCGGTCTCCTCCAGACGGCGCAGCGAGCGGATCATGGACCGGGCCACGACGAAGGCGCCGACCAGCGAGACACCGAGCACGAGCAGGATCAGCGCACCGGAGATGATCGCCTCGCGCTCCGACTCGTTGCGCAGCTCGCGGGCCTTCTGCTCCATGTCCTCCAGCAGCGTCGTCTCGATGGCGCGCATCTGCTGGATCTTGGTGGTGCTGTCGTCGACCCAGTCCCGGTAGGAGCGCTTCTCCAGGTCGTCGAGGGCGTTGGGGTTGCCGAGCGCGCGGTTGGCGTACTTGTCGCTGGCCGTGATCGTCGGGTTGCCCGATTCGATGGACTTGAGCAGGTCGGCGGCGCCCTGGGTGCCGTAGATGCTCCGGAAGCTCTTCAGCTCGGACCGCTGGCTCGTCAGCGCCGACTCGGCGTACAGCCGGTCGTTCTCGGAGAGGTCACCGACGCTGTCGTTGTTCGCGGGCAGTGCCGCCGCGAGGACCGCGCGCTGGATGGAGGCGTACTCCTTGGCGGTGGAGAAGGCCGCCAGGGCACGCGTGCTCTGGATCATCTCCGGGTTGCTGGTGGCCTCCGCCATGTCCTGCGAGAGACCGAGCAGGTTGGTGATCAGACGGTGGTAGGCCTCCACGGTCTGCGTGGAGTTGTCCTTGGCCTCGTAGGCGGTGTTGCGGATCTTCGCGATGGAGCCCAGGTCACCTACGAGCTGGACGAGGTTCTCGCGGACGCCCTTGAGGTTGCCGTCCTTGCTGTTGTCGTCGATCTCCTCGGACGCCTCGATGAAGCTGTCCCGGGCCCGGTCCGTCTTGTCCCGGTAGCCCTTGACCGTGTAGTCGGTCGCCTTGGCGCCGTGCGCGAGCGGACCTGCGGACTGGTCGCGCTCCTCCTGGAGCGCGGCGGCGAGCTCGGTGGCCCGCTTCGTCATGTCCGTCAGCAGCTTCATGTTGTCGAGCTGCTGGATGTCGTCCATGTTGTCGCTGATACGCAGGGCGCCCAGCGAGGTGGCCGCGACCACCGGAAGCGTCAGCAGCGCCACCAGGCGGGTGGAGATGCGCCAGTTGCGCAGGGCTATTCGCGTGCCGGGGCCGCCGGTGCTCCTGGGGGCCTTCTTCGCGGCCGGCGCGGAAGGGTTCGCGGCCCCCGGGGACGCCGACACGGCGGGGCGCCCGGAGCGCTCACCGCCGTCGACGGACGGGGCCGGACCCTGGTTCTGGGCGTGCTGGGTCGAGGGACCTCGGTCGGTCCCGCCGTGCTCCGGCTCCGCCGAAGCGCTGCCATCCCTCTTGAAACGTCCCTGCACTAGCGTCGCAACCTCTGGACCAGGCGCCCCTCCGCGTGAACGGACG containing:
- a CDS encoding nitrate- and nitrite sensing domain-containing protein; translated protein: MQGRFKRDGSASAEPEHGGTDRGPSTQHAQNQGPAPSVDGGERSGRPAVSASPGAANPSAPAAKKAPRSTGGPGTRIALRNWRISTRLVALLTLPVVAATSLGALRISDNMDDIQQLDNMKLLTDMTKRATELAAALQEERDQSAGPLAHGAKATDYTVKGYRDKTDRARDSFIEASEEIDDNSKDGNLKGVRENLVQLVGDLGSIAKIRNTAYEAKDNSTQTVEAYHRLITNLLGLSQDMAEATSNPEMIQSTRALAAFSTAKEYASIQRAVLAAALPANNDSVGDLSENDRLYAESALTSQRSELKSFRSIYGTQGAADLLKSIESGNPTITASDKYANRALGNPNALDDLEKRSYRDWVDDSTTKIQQMRAIETTLLEDMEQKARELRNESEREAIISGALILLVLGVSLVGAFVVARSMIRSLRRLEETATKVAQDRLPELVKQLSESDPQDVDTSVESVGVHSRDEIGQVAAAFDDVHREAVRLAAEQALLRGNVNAMFTNLSRRSQGLIQRQLSLISELESREADPDQLSSLFKLDHLATRMRRNGENLLVLAGEEPGRRWTRPVPLVDVLRAAASEVEQYERIELASVPTTEVAGRVVNDLVHLLAELLENATSFSSPQTKVKVTGHALPDGRVLIEIHDTGIGLSPEDLAAINERLASPPTVDVSVSRRMGLFVVGRLSQRHGIRIQLRPSDSGGTTALVMLPVDVAQGGKKPAPGKPGPGGPGGSGGPAAAQAAAGAAAARRQAQAGGGSLGAGAPGGGALGAGASGGGRLGAGQGPRAALPGRDGGGLPGGPGAPRGPQGQGGAPSQGRPSPAGAGFGGQAPGAPQGLQAAGTGQDPFGASQDAFGGPRGTAPGREQSRPGAPAAPQSPPPGAEKGRRGRQPQLPPRGGPRAELPGGQPSRPSWSDENAQPPVPRASLDTPRGHDEDPAQTSRMPRVDDRQGPASPAATSEFARPDFDAQSPGAYNPQSTGQFPGPGSNEPQGTGQFVRSDVYGAPNGQNTPSQPGRPTAPQAYDVSSTGQHALPGHQNPESSGQFERPQVNGTYGGNGGFAAPQPPVPAPARPQQRPARQEPEALPPATGPGDGRTPLYDTLETNWFHGGPQGRQPGADGSAPASAPQEPQAPAAPPQSSSAPQRTSSTAWRSSPNDDLVRQAERVRQPAAGGVTTSGLPRRVPRANLVPGTAQQQQHQAGPQVSRAPDDVRGRLTNLRRGIAQGREVRNGQTGSFPNPTHQQER
- a CDS encoding roadblock/LC7 domain-containing protein, translating into MSQAAQNLNWLITNFVDNTPGVSHTVVVSADGLLLAMSEGFPRDRADQLAAVASGLTSLTAGASRIFDGGSVAQTVVEMERGFLFLMSVSDGSSLAVLAHPECDIGLVGYEMALLVDRAGAVLTPDLRAELQGSLLH
- a CDS encoding DUF742 domain-containing protein is translated as MTPPTASHDPYAEPYEDEGDQPLVRPYAMTGGRTRPRYQLAIEALISTTADPAALMGLLPEHQRICHLCREVKSVAEVSALLSMPLGVARILVADLAEAGLVAIHQPGGDENNGGAPDVTLLERVLSGLRKL